In Archangium violaceum, the following are encoded in one genomic region:
- the sitA5 gene encoding SitA5 family polymorphic toxin: MSRHSVDTRPVDTRRPLRVGALALAALMLVTACATGAPMGAAYRSPPSVPHDSPEPWALESEAESGGREEAIFTKLPTDFAPVQVSDAEFSAAMANLWLHMPLRVAASRPPLYVGRRLTLASAPVSGEAWQSDLARSYGHFCERCGTPGDCLTLFEDGPRIQDDDKRSLALALAVGPALEGVSAEVRAMLDPTRMLAMISISITVYMALLLAPVPEPITKGAALVFSAALWGYLGYEFFDLLRAYARLYEDAPRASTFAELREIGERFGRVIGPNSVRILVIVGTAAIGETVALASKAPKLPGFAQASERVAANTGLGLLETATGAERLIASVPEGTIRVVLAPHAVAMTARGVGAGSPAPSRGKFLPNGHRAWGSFSGFRAAMGSAGNGNEWHHIVEQTPGNVKRFGGEALHNTGNVMRLGKALHIRISSIYSTIRVDITGSTTITVRKWLSTQSYEAQFAFGLRALANVKSGVW, translated from the coding sequence ATGTCTAGGCATTCTGTCGATACTCGCCCCGTGGACACACGGCGCCCCTTGCGCGTGGGTGCGCTGGCGCTGGCGGCGCTCATGCTGGTTACAGCCTGCGCCACGGGAGCCCCCATGGGCGCGGCATACCGTTCCCCCCCGAGCGTGCCGCACGACTCGCCCGAACCGTGGGCGCTGGAGTCGGAAGCCGAGAGTGGGGGCCGGGAAGAGGCTATCTTTACCAAGCTGCCAACGGACTTCGCGCCGGTGCAGGTGAGTGACGCCGAGTTTTCGGCGGCCATGGCGAACCTTTGGCTTCACATGCCGCTTCGGGTAGCCGCGTCCCGCCCCCCTCTGTATGTCGGGCGTAGGTTGACGTTGGCTTCCGCGCCCGTGAGCGGCGAAGCGTGGCAATCAGACCTGGCCCGATCCTATGGGCATTTTTGCGAGCGGTGCGGCACTCCAGGTGATTGCCTGACTCTGTTTGAAGACGGGCCCCGCATTCAGGATGACGACAAGCGAAGCCTTGCGCTCGCCCTGGCGGTGGGTCCTGCCCTGGAAGGCGTAAGCGCGGAAGTACGGGCCATGCTCGACCCAACGCGAATGCTCGCGATGATCAGCATTAGCATCACGGTTTATATGGCGCTGCTGTTGGCGCCAGTGCCCGAGCCGATAACGAAGGGCGCGGCCCTGGTGTTTAGTGCCGCCCTGTGGGGTTACCTCGGTTATGAATTCTTTGATTTGCTGCGGGCCTATGCGCGGCTTTACGAAGATGCGCCCCGGGCCTCCACCTTTGCGGAACTGCGCGAGATTGGCGAGCGTTTCGGGCGTGTCATCGGCCCCAACAGTGTGCGAATTCTCGTCATCGTGGGGACGGCAGCCATTGGTGAAACGGTGGCCCTTGCTTCCAAGGCCCCAAAGCTCCCCGGATTCGCGCAAGCGTCGGAGAGAGTCGCGGCTAATACCGGCTTGGGCCTGCTGGAGACGGCAACCGGAGCCGAGCGCCTTATTGCCTCTGTGCCCGAGGGGACGATCCGCGTGGTGTTGGCGCCTCATGCCGTTGCCATGACTGCCCGGGGCGTTGGCGCTGGGAGTCCTGCGCCGAGTCGGGGGAAGTTCCTGCCGAACGGACACAGGGCGTGGGGGTCGTTCAGTGGCTTTAGAGCAGCAATGGGATCAGCAGGCAATGGGAATGAATGGCATCACATCGTCGAGCAAACTCCGGGGAACGTGAAGCGGTTTGGAGGCGAGGCACTTCACAACACCGGGAATGTCATGCGACTAGGCAAGGCCCTGCACATCCGGATAAGCTCCATTTACTCAACGATTCGTGTGGATATTACTGGTTCGACAACGATAACCGTGCGTAAGTGGCTCAGCACTCAATCTTATGAGGCGCAGTTCGCATTCGGATTGCGTGCGTTGGCGAATGTAAAAAGCGGAGTGTGGTGA
- a CDS encoding DUF7151 family protein, whose translation MKYHSHMGRIASKSIALGGLLFGLLESGVAHAQTSPQQLDVKNVEIEYKTTEGKIFLYIYGQNFGTSAPAVQLAGFSLLVRQNASGFVVAEAPTFQPGSYRLTVSAGSDSTQNDAFEITLGTQGPKGDRGETGPAGPQGAQGPQGLAGSIGPQGPAGSTGPQGSTGLATLAKTTPETAGTNCAAGGTKLELGADSNRNGVLDISEVDWTLTKYLCNGVQGLQGPQGPPGPTGGFAGCTQRLGANSTAKSFTSGSWAYCNSGEIVTGGACTIVNAATAGTSGTITASGGRQAYVCIISGPSTETGTVRAEAICCRTH comes from the coding sequence ATGAAATATCATTCACACATGGGGAGGATTGCGTCCAAGTCCATCGCATTGGGCGGCCTGCTATTTGGCCTTCTCGAATCTGGCGTAGCTCACGCCCAGACGAGTCCACAACAATTGGACGTCAAGAATGTCGAGATTGAATACAAGACGACGGAAGGAAAGATCTTCCTCTACATCTATGGGCAAAACTTCGGCACTTCCGCGCCCGCCGTTCAGTTGGCTGGGTTTTCATTGTTGGTCCGGCAGAACGCGAGCGGCTTTGTAGTCGCCGAAGCACCCACCTTCCAGCCTGGCTCATACCGCCTGACGGTATCAGCCGGTTCGGATTCCACGCAGAACGACGCCTTTGAAATCACCTTGGGGACTCAAGGTCCGAAGGGAGACAGGGGTGAGACTGGCCCGGCAGGTCCACAGGGAGCCCAAGGACCCCAGGGCCTGGCGGGCAGCATCGGTCCCCAGGGCCCGGCGGGGAGCACCGGTCCCCAAGGTTCTACGGGGCTGGCGACCCTGGCAAAGACCACCCCCGAGACCGCGGGAACGAACTGCGCCGCGGGCGGTACGAAGCTGGAACTGGGCGCCGACTCCAACCGTAATGGCGTGCTTGACATCTCGGAGGTTGACTGGACTCTGACGAAGTACCTGTGCAACGGAGTTCAGGGACTCCAAGGCCCCCAGGGCCCTCCGGGACCCACAGGAGGCTTCGCCGGGTGTACCCAGCGCCTCGGGGCGAATTCGACCGCCAAATCCTTCACGTCGGGCTCGTGGGCTTATTGTAATTCCGGTGAGATCGTCACTGGCGGAGCATGCACCATTGTCAATGCTGCTACTGCCGGAACCTCGGGGACCATCACGGCGAGCGGAGGGAGGCAGGCCTACGTGTGCATCATTTCCGGCCCCTCAACCGAAACCGGGACTGTGCGAGCCGAAGCCATCTGCTGCAGGACCCACTGA
- a CDS encoding transposase yields MRLHAFTFASNHFHLLVWARGAALASFMQYLRANLSKKVGRLVDWSGGFWERRYSAEPVRDDEAPVGRLRYVLAHGVKEGLVDRSSEWPGLTCLPQLLGPARRLFRWFNWTKRWSKRGSEDMGGAQGWAEPVELEVAPLPC; encoded by the coding sequence GTGAGGCTGCACGCCTTCACCTTCGCCTCCAATCACTTCCACCTGTTGGTGTGGGCACGAGGGGCAGCGCTCGCCTCCTTCATGCAATACCTGCGAGCCAACCTGTCCAAGAAGGTGGGGCGGTTGGTGGACTGGAGTGGTGGCTTCTGGGAGAGGCGCTACTCGGCGGAGCCGGTGCGGGATGACGAGGCGCCGGTGGGCCGGCTGCGCTACGTGCTGGCCCATGGAGTGAAGGAGGGGCTGGTGGACAGGAGCTCCGAATGGCCGGGCCTCACGTGCCTGCCACAGCTGCTGGGGCCAGCCAGGCGGCTCTTTCGGTGGTTCAACTGGACGAAGCGCTGGAGCAAGAGGGGGAGCGAGGACATGGGAGGCGCGCAGGGGTGGGCCGAGCCGGTGGAGTTGGAGGTGGCACCGCTGCCGTGCTAG
- the cglB gene encoding adventurous gliding motility lipoprotein CglB, with product MNPGIAGLETGTSPSDGGTSPSDAGTTVLAQVEVRNLKPDLMLLVDTSGSMTEPVEPSSSSCIVNGQTCGPNTWPCDTYRCPTRWSSLQAAMASFLSEYGAMARLGLGTYPENASCGSTTHLRVGLPTSDDETTLKNKAFDVIAAIQGIPNSGSNMPSGGTPTGQSLRFMSSLPDLLTAERADFVLLLTDGVPNCNEAYPYPYPSPQCQCTLNPEYACTYVPSVGCLDQDGSIAAIQELRDRDIRTIVVGFGAETGSSTGQSVLNAMAEAGGFARQCQQSSDCGTGDTCDTATGFCGRRFYQTGNRAELVAALRAVSEKLSKESCLVRFEVSAGTPPQESLQVSLDGTVVAPGPDSWSLTKEGVLFTGSACQRIQAATSTAPMHIEVRALL from the coding sequence TTGAATCCGGGTATCGCCGGGCTCGAGACGGGGACCTCTCCATCCGATGGGGGCACCAGCCCGTCCGACGCGGGCACGACGGTGCTGGCGCAGGTGGAGGTTCGCAACCTCAAGCCGGACCTGATGCTCCTGGTGGACACGTCCGGTTCCATGACGGAGCCGGTGGAGCCATCGAGTTCGAGCTGCATCGTCAACGGTCAGACGTGTGGCCCGAACACCTGGCCGTGCGACACGTACCGTTGTCCCACGCGGTGGAGCTCGTTGCAGGCGGCGATGGCCTCCTTCCTCTCCGAGTACGGCGCGATGGCGCGCCTGGGGCTCGGAACCTATCCAGAGAACGCCTCGTGCGGCTCCACGACCCACCTGCGCGTCGGGCTGCCCACCTCGGACGATGAAACGACGCTGAAGAACAAGGCCTTCGATGTGATCGCCGCCATCCAGGGCATTCCCAACTCTGGGAGCAACATGCCCTCGGGCGGCACCCCCACGGGTCAGAGCCTCCGGTTCATGAGCTCCCTGCCGGACCTGCTGACGGCCGAGCGCGCCGACTTCGTGCTGCTGCTGACGGATGGCGTGCCCAACTGCAATGAGGCTTATCCGTATCCCTATCCGAGTCCCCAGTGCCAGTGCACGTTGAATCCCGAGTACGCGTGCACCTACGTGCCGTCGGTGGGCTGCCTGGACCAGGATGGTTCGATCGCCGCCATCCAGGAACTGAGGGACAGGGACATCCGGACCATCGTCGTCGGCTTCGGGGCGGAGACGGGGTCGAGCACGGGGCAGAGTGTGCTCAATGCCATGGCCGAGGCGGGAGGTTTCGCGCGCCAGTGTCAGCAGAGCTCGGATTGCGGCACGGGTGACACGTGCGACACCGCCACGGGATTCTGCGGGCGCCGCTTCTACCAGACCGGCAACCGGGCCGAGCTCGTGGCGGCGCTCCGGGCGGTCAGCGAGAAGTTGTCGAAGGAGTCCTGCCTCGTCCGGTTCGAGGTCTCGGCGGGAACGCCTCCCCAGGAGTCTCTCCAGGTCTCCCTGGATGGGACGGTGGTGGCGCCGGGGCCGGACTCGTGGAGCCTGACGAAGGAGGGTGTGCTCTTCACGGGCTCGGCGTGCCAGCGGATCCAGGCGGCGACGTCGACGGCACCGATGCACATCGAGGTGCGCGCGCTCCTCTAG
- a CDS encoding helix-turn-helix domain-containing protein: MTRIAEQSSRVGRNQAGREAAVRRRLSKKLGEVARAARVQAGLTQADVAERIGMSAEVYGRLERGLMLPSVPSLWRLCLTLRIPADHLLGFASEQPPQWALEPSSERDGAQVRRLMRSVRKLKASQLRTLSLMVATLQREA, from the coding sequence GTGACAAGGATTGCCGAGCAGTCCTCCAGGGTCGGGCGGAACCAGGCCGGGAGGGAAGCCGCCGTACGGCGCCGCCTGTCCAAGAAGCTGGGGGAAGTGGCCCGAGCCGCGCGGGTCCAGGCGGGCCTGACCCAGGCGGATGTGGCCGAGCGCATCGGTATGTCCGCGGAGGTCTACGGCCGCTTGGAGCGAGGGTTGATGTTGCCCAGTGTCCCCTCCTTGTGGCGCCTGTGTCTGACGCTCCGGATTCCGGCGGACCACCTGCTCGGGTTCGCTTCGGAGCAACCTCCCCAGTGGGCGCTCGAGCCTTCCTCTGAACGGGATGGCGCTCAGGTGCGGAGGTTGATGCGCTCGGTGCGCAAGCTCAAGGCATCCCAACTCCGGACGCTGAGCCTCATGGTGGCCACGCTCCAGCGGGAGGCGTGA
- a CDS encoding helix-turn-helix transcriptional regulator, translated as MPVVPATAQAIIEMLGRFGVDVPRLKVGPIDDDPELATLWTRAIARTGRRTLPLEVGLEMPLGMMAVVDYLAASSATVGAALTVAQRVFPLVAPGVQLLLERLRSGVCRVAIINQPHFPGELESDLLVLGILLARMRTLASRPLELPSLELAEPHPESRTRWVELLGTSRLRFGTRRTAIHFSAGDWATPLRSADPRLLATLKAMVGAEQRTVDALLVAVRALAVQRLPALPTIGEVAPALGLSVRSLQRRLALNRTSFVEVLDEVRRDRAEQLLDEGVLTLGEIAARVGFAEQASFTRAWQRWHGEAPSRSRHGSALTSRRGR; from the coding sequence ATGCCCGTCGTGCCCGCCACCGCGCAGGCCATCATCGAGATGCTGGGCCGCTTCGGGGTCGACGTTCCGCGGCTGAAGGTCGGCCCCATCGATGATGACCCGGAGCTCGCGACGCTGTGGACCCGAGCCATTGCGCGCACCGGCCGGCGGACGCTCCCGCTCGAGGTGGGGTTGGAGATGCCCCTGGGCATGATGGCCGTGGTGGACTACCTCGCGGCGTCATCGGCGACGGTGGGGGCCGCCCTCACGGTGGCCCAGCGCGTGTTTCCACTCGTCGCGCCCGGCGTCCAGTTGCTCCTCGAGCGGCTGCGGAGCGGCGTGTGCCGCGTGGCCATCATCAACCAGCCGCACTTCCCCGGGGAGCTCGAGAGTGACTTGCTGGTGCTCGGCATCCTGCTGGCGCGGATGCGGACGCTGGCGAGCCGACCGCTCGAGCTACCATCGCTCGAGCTGGCCGAGCCCCACCCCGAGTCGCGCACGCGATGGGTCGAGCTGCTCGGCACGTCCCGCCTGCGGTTCGGCACGCGGCGCACCGCGATACACTTCTCCGCGGGCGACTGGGCGACGCCACTGCGCAGCGCCGACCCGCGGCTGCTGGCGACGCTCAAGGCCATGGTGGGCGCCGAGCAGCGCACGGTTGACGCGCTGCTCGTGGCCGTGCGCGCCCTGGCGGTGCAGCGACTGCCCGCCCTCCCCACCATCGGCGAGGTGGCCCCGGCATTGGGGCTCAGCGTGCGCTCGCTGCAACGCAGGCTCGCGCTGAACCGCACCTCGTTCGTGGAGGTGCTGGACGAGGTGCGGCGCGATCGCGCGGAGCAACTGCTGGACGAAGGCGTGCTGACGCTCGGGGAGATCGCCGCCCGCGTGGGGTTCGCCGAACAGGCCTCCTTCACGCGCGCGTGGCAACGTTGGCACGGCGAGGCCCCGTCACGGAGCCGCCACGGGTCGGCGCTCACGTCGCGGCGAGGCCGGTGA
- a CDS encoding LysR family transcriptional regulator, whose protein sequence is MNDIAPPPSPRLDVRDLRVVLALASAGTTAQAASVLHLTQPAVSRALLAAEDKLGTRLFDRTPRGLVPTAAGQRLVTGATRLLVEMGDLEHLVRAPVAPPTRLRLVCECYTVYHWLPSTLMRLRKSLPELEVALAVEHTYAPVAALEAGEIDVALVTTSVVPRGRLEERRIFSDEVVFIMSASHPLAARKTLTPEDLRENTLLIGQGAPAESHWFMASVFGRSRPRLRLERLPLTEAILDVTRAGMGVAVLSEWIASPHLGKGELVAKRLASGPLLRPWRLAWRRESDGAALRLLSALEATAPRGLLAG, encoded by the coding sequence ATGAACGACATTGCTCCCCCTCCGAGCCCCCGCCTCGACGTGCGCGACCTTCGCGTCGTGCTCGCCCTGGCCTCCGCCGGCACCACGGCGCAGGCCGCGTCCGTGCTGCACCTCACGCAGCCAGCGGTGAGCCGTGCGCTCCTCGCGGCGGAGGACAAGCTCGGCACGCGCCTCTTCGACCGTACGCCTCGCGGACTCGTCCCCACCGCGGCGGGGCAGCGCCTCGTCACCGGCGCGACGCGCCTTCTGGTGGAGATGGGCGACCTCGAGCATCTCGTGCGCGCGCCGGTGGCTCCGCCCACGCGCCTCCGCCTCGTCTGCGAGTGCTACACCGTCTACCACTGGCTCCCGTCCACGCTCATGAGACTGCGCAAGAGCCTGCCGGAGCTCGAGGTCGCGCTGGCGGTGGAGCACACGTACGCTCCCGTCGCGGCGCTCGAGGCCGGGGAGATAGACGTCGCGCTCGTCACGACGTCGGTGGTCCCTCGCGGCAGGCTCGAGGAGCGTCGGATCTTCTCCGATGAGGTCGTGTTCATCATGTCGGCGTCGCACCCGCTCGCGGCGCGCAAGACGCTCACGCCCGAGGACCTCCGCGAGAACACGCTCCTCATCGGGCAGGGCGCGCCGGCGGAGTCGCACTGGTTCATGGCGAGCGTGTTCGGCCGGTCGAGGCCGAGGCTTCGCCTCGAGCGGCTGCCGCTCACGGAGGCGATCCTCGACGTGACACGTGCGGGCATGGGCGTCGCGGTGCTCTCCGAGTGGATCGCCAGCCCGCACCTCGGCAAGGGGGAGCTCGTCGCGAAGCGTCTCGCGTCGGGGCCTCTTCTGCGACCCTGGCGCCTCGCGTGGCGGCGGGAGAGCGATGGCGCCGCGCTCCGCCTCCTGTCCGCGCTCGAGGCCACGGCGCCCCGAGGGCTTCTGGCTGGCTGA
- a CDS encoding glutathione binding-like protein: protein MQLYYSPLACSMAARIAFHEAGEDATFIEVDPKTKLTRDGKDFRDIHPLGLVPTLRTDDGDILTENAAILQYVADFFPGAKLAPTDRMERARLHEWLCFIGTELHKALFGPLLDAKAPEGAKAYALEKGTSRLSHLEKHLNGREFLLDRFSVADAYLFTVLNWSVVTPIDLKKWPAISAYFARLRDRPSVAKAFAEERALYAEEQARHKATA from the coding sequence ATGCAACTCTATTATTCGCCCCTGGCCTGTTCGATGGCGGCCCGAATCGCGTTCCACGAGGCAGGCGAGGACGCCACGTTCATCGAGGTCGACCCGAAGACGAAGCTCACGCGCGACGGGAAGGACTTCCGGGACATCCATCCGCTCGGCCTCGTCCCGACCCTCCGCACCGATGACGGCGACATCCTCACGGAGAACGCGGCGATCCTTCAGTACGTGGCCGACTTCTTCCCCGGGGCGAAGCTCGCGCCGACGGACCGCATGGAGCGCGCCCGGTTGCACGAGTGGCTGTGCTTCATCGGGACCGAGCTGCACAAGGCGCTCTTCGGGCCGCTCCTCGACGCGAAGGCCCCCGAGGGCGCGAAGGCCTACGCGCTGGAGAAGGGGACGTCCCGCCTCTCCCATCTGGAGAAGCACCTGAACGGCCGCGAGTTCCTCCTCGACCGCTTCAGCGTCGCGGACGCGTACCTGTTCACGGTCCTGAACTGGTCCGTGGTGACGCCAATCGACCTGAAGAAGTGGCCGGCGATCAGCGCCTACTTCGCGCGCCTGCGGGACCGGCCGAGCGTGGCGAAGGCATTCGCGGAGGAGCGGGCGCTCTACGCGGAAGAGCAGGCACGGCACAAGGCCACCGCTTGA
- a CDS encoding dihydrofolate reductase family protein, which translates to MGLLTFGLNVTLDGCCDHREGIADDELHDYFTQLMDAAGAMLWGRVTYELMESAWPAVARDESAPRAMREWARKLEAKPKYVVSASRRDFPWNNTFRIEGDLREAVTQLKEKTPQGVLVGSPTLSAALERLGLIDEYRLVVHPVFAGHGPTLFQGLEPSRRLELVSTSRLKSGQVALHYRRKEG; encoded by the coding sequence ATGGGCCTCTTGACCTTCGGACTCAACGTGACGCTGGACGGGTGCTGCGACCATCGCGAGGGGATCGCGGACGACGAGCTGCACGACTACTTCACGCAGCTGATGGACGCAGCCGGGGCGATGCTGTGGGGGCGCGTCACGTACGAGCTCATGGAGAGCGCTTGGCCGGCGGTGGCGCGCGACGAGAGCGCGCCACGCGCGATGCGGGAGTGGGCGCGCAAGCTGGAGGCCAAGCCGAAGTATGTGGTCTCGGCCTCGCGCCGCGACTTCCCGTGGAACAACACCTTCCGCATCGAGGGGGATTTGCGTGAGGCCGTAACGCAGCTGAAGGAGAAGACCCCGCAAGGCGTGCTAGTGGGCAGTCCCACGCTCTCGGCGGCGCTCGAACGGCTGGGGCTGATCGATGAGTACCGTCTCGTCGTCCACCCCGTCTTCGCCGGCCACGGGCCAACCTTGTTTCAGGGCCTGGAGCCCTCGCGGCGCCTCGAGCTCGTCTCGACGAGCCGCCTGAAGTCCGGCCAGGTCGCGCTGCATTACCGCCGCAAAGAGGGATGA
- a CDS encoding VOC family protein, whose translation MRIDRIDHLVLTVHSIERTCAFYSRVLGMEVVTFGEGRKALAFGNQKFNLHEVGKTFEPKAESPTPGAIDICLITRTPMTDVVEHLGAVGVPIIEGPLRRTGATGPILSVYFRDPDANLVEVSEYLASSP comes from the coding sequence ATGCGTATCGACAGGATCGACCACCTCGTACTGACCGTCCACAGCATCGAGCGCACCTGCGCGTTCTATTCGCGGGTGTTGGGGATGGAAGTCGTCACCTTTGGCGAGGGACGCAAGGCGCTCGCCTTTGGCAATCAGAAGTTCAACTTGCATGAGGTGGGCAAGACCTTCGAGCCCAAGGCCGAGTCGCCAACGCCCGGCGCCATCGATATCTGCCTCATTACCCGGACGCCCATGACGGATGTTGTGGAACATCTCGGCGCGGTGGGCGTTCCGATCATCGAGGGCCCCCTACGCCGCACGGGTGCGACCGGTCCGATCCTCTCGGTGTATTTTCGAGACCCGGATGCCAATCTGGTCGAAGTCTCCGAGTACCTCGCCTCCAGCCCATGA
- a CDS encoding Hint domain-containing protein gives MSTRINVAKSPALLRKMLWGGLLVGLMGPPAASALPAGGQNSQIDWTQSEFSGVARPEALSLAELKTYHEDRSYVRSLVKPDVATSLDYSDPRMFRFVLARLKMAGKTPQTAPRLFALINQRRAADQLHPRKTERTQTLTATRTPQHFINSTNFLTESSPYMEANALVTYPGVANYLYVDSASWDNNDTALGAMAYAEKYSGSIVRSVAVGDITLTSALDYVVDSYSLIDSATGLQETYTLRENNRRCQFDLSTLNITDPVNTTGGQCVDICLNRTWTGDCDYDLTGTPWALKIPLSGSIGISFNNPNCVFDANRIAQYQNGSVTPPGNIKVVLTNVGGGCDVDSSNALSTPMQNFWQHVTLSPDGKTLSWNLTGADAALFDPSCRQVQDQLDLTMILGIPMKQGAVEIPPRPIVISNDPDSQATDYQLPCMTMTNSCLAEGTKVQLADGRRVPIESIRIGDKIFNPFHPGAQELTVTDIAKGFETVPMVRIKDKAGRELLMTEMHPIATVDRGMVQARKLRVGDKVQTQTGISPLVSVTREPFGGKVHNLKVGSNEEALKLGPDQTVVYANGFLVGDGQIQQKYESAEQNANARLDMRTRVDKRWRQDYVKSATR, from the coding sequence ATGTCGACCCGTATCAACGTCGCGAAATCACCCGCTCTGCTGCGCAAGATGCTCTGGGGGGGTCTGCTGGTGGGGCTCATGGGGCCGCCCGCCGCGAGCGCGCTGCCGGCTGGCGGGCAGAACAGCCAGATCGATTGGACGCAGTCCGAGTTCTCGGGAGTGGCTCGTCCCGAGGCGCTATCCCTCGCAGAGCTGAAGACATATCACGAGGATCGCAGCTACGTCCGGAGCCTGGTGAAGCCGGACGTCGCCACGAGCCTCGACTACTCGGACCCGCGGATGTTCCGGTTCGTCCTCGCCCGCCTGAAGATGGCCGGGAAGACGCCGCAGACGGCGCCCCGTCTCTTTGCCCTCATCAACCAGCGGCGAGCCGCCGATCAACTGCATCCGCGAAAGACGGAGCGCACACAGACGCTCACGGCCACCCGGACGCCCCAGCACTTCATCAACTCGACCAACTTCCTCACCGAGAGCAGCCCGTACATGGAGGCCAACGCGCTGGTCACCTACCCCGGCGTGGCCAACTACCTCTATGTCGACAGTGCCAGCTGGGACAACAACGACACCGCCCTCGGGGCGATGGCGTACGCCGAGAAGTACAGTGGCTCCATCGTGAGGTCGGTGGCGGTCGGGGACATCACTCTCACCAGCGCGCTGGATTACGTGGTGGACTCGTACTCTCTCATCGACTCGGCCACGGGCCTGCAGGAGACCTACACCCTCCGCGAGAACAACAGGAGGTGCCAGTTCGACCTGTCCACACTGAATATCACCGACCCCGTGAACACGACGGGCGGACAGTGCGTGGACATCTGCCTGAACCGGACCTGGACGGGTGATTGCGACTACGACCTGACCGGAACCCCGTGGGCGTTGAAGATCCCCTTGTCCGGCTCCATCGGCATCTCCTTCAACAACCCCAACTGCGTCTTCGATGCCAACAGGATCGCGCAGTACCAGAACGGAAGCGTGACGCCTCCGGGAAACATCAAGGTCGTGTTGACCAACGTGGGAGGCGGCTGCGACGTGGACAGCAGCAATGCCCTGTCCACCCCGATGCAGAACTTCTGGCAGCACGTCACGCTCTCCCCTGACGGCAAGACGCTGAGCTGGAATCTCACGGGCGCGGACGCGGCGCTCTTCGACCCGAGCTGTCGGCAGGTCCAGGACCAGCTGGATCTCACCATGATTCTGGGCATTCCGATGAAGCAGGGAGCCGTTGAGATTCCGCCCCGTCCCATCGTCATCAGCAACGATCCAGACTCCCAGGCCACGGACTACCAGTTGCCGTGCATGACCATGACGAACAGCTGCCTCGCCGAAGGCACGAAGGTGCAACTGGCCGACGGCCGCAGGGTGCCCATCGAGTCCATCCGGATCGGCGACAAGATCTTCAACCCCTTCCACCCGGGCGCCCAGGAGCTCACCGTGACCGACATCGCCAAGGGCTTCGAGACCGTGCCCATGGTTCGCATCAAGGACAAGGCTGGGAGGGAGCTGCTGATGACGGAGATGCACCCCATCGCCACGGTGGACCGGGGCATGGTGCAGGCCCGGAAGCTGCGCGTGGGAGACAAGGTCCAGACCCAGACCGGCATCAGCCCACTGGTGAGCGTCACCCGCGAGCCGTTCGGCGGAAAGGTGCACAACCTCAAGGTCGGCTCGAACGAGGAAGCCCTGAAGCTGGGCCCGGATCAGACCGTGGTGTACGCGAACGGCTTCCTCGTCGGTGACGGGCAGATCCAGCAGAAGTACGAGTCCGCCGAGCAGAATGCCAACGCGAGGCTCGACATGCGCACGCGTGTGGACAAGCGCTGGCGCCAGGACTACGTGAAGAGCGCCACCCGGTAG